In the genome of Vicia villosa cultivar HV-30 ecotype Madison, WI linkage group LG7, Vvil1.0, whole genome shotgun sequence, one region contains:
- the LOC131616858 gene encoding uncharacterized protein LOC131616858, producing MPQGDRIHITTWSRDFKDWIEQVKEHETYSLYNGEPILNDGPFKVCPNPLKLVFNGGTTMTIMAISEIPTHKYNFHPIEKFLKGSYKPDMLYVPFADVIGVLQDVLWDDYCKQFMNYNTPGKMVGPTITVLTHAWCKTNTVSGAPSLSNAWNGSRLLLNLDHPQVDEFKESFGENELSNVPALSLSLTCESSLQTSNKCWTSLNEVKSIRAIYEGRKDCFATTIGTTKRFRASKFGWYFESCPGCKASNKSQGENFECPCGITNVEPATKF from the exons ATGCCACAGGGTGATCGGATCCACATCACGACTTGGAGCCGAGATTTCAAAGATTGGATTGAACAAGTCAAAGAGCATGAAACATATTCCCTTTATAATGGAGAGCCTATTCTGAATGATGGACCTTTCAAAGTTTGTCCTAACCCACTCAAACTTGTATTCAATGGAGGGACTACTATGACAATTATGGCGATTTCAGAAATACCGACTCATAAGTACAACTTTCACCCTATTGAAAAGTTTCTCAAAGGAAGCTACAAACCTGACATGTTATACG TACCCTTTGCAGATGTCATTGGGGTTTTACAGGATGTGTTATGGGATGATTACTGCAAACAGTTTATGAACTACAATACCCCTGGAAAGATGGTTGGTCCTACTATTACCGTCTTGACACATGCATGGTGCAAAACAAACACAG TTTCTGGAGCACCAAGTCTCTCAAATGCATGGAATGGCTCTAGACTTCTCTTGAACTTGGACCATCCCCAGGTTGATGAATTCAAAGAAAG CTTTGGAGAAAATGAATTGTCCAATGTACCTGCGCTTTCGCTGTCATTAACTTGTGAATCGTCCCTTCAAACTTCTAACAAATGTTGGACCAGCCTCAATGAAGTCAAAAGTATCCGTGCAATCTATGAAGGACGAAAG GACTGTTTTGCAACCACCATTGGCACGACCAAACGTTTCAGAGCTTCCAAGTTTGGATGGTATTTTGAGTCATGCCCTGGCTGCAAAGCTTCTAACAAGTCAcaaggtgaaaattttgaatgtcCATGCGGAATTACCAATGTCGAACCCGCAACCAA ATTCTAA
- the LOC131616859 gene encoding uncharacterized protein LOC131616859, with protein sequence MCEPNDGYADICILYEFLISNFSDPIKAIVGDTYADLIHNYLDSNYLQSRAILASTIEVVDDINQYITNLLPGEDKEYFSSDSIDKCDATNFDAYEYVSPEFLNALKTFGLPNHSIRLKVGVTIMLMRNLDQSEGFGNGTRLTVTRLASHVIEAKINFGKKILTVLFPEDVSADDLNVTARQVNEAIGDGATVFMLFTLMDLKDKVVDKVCTLYTSKNF encoded by the exons ATGTGTGAGCCGAATGATGGTTATGCTGATATTTGTATTCTATATGAGTTTTTAATTTCAAACTTTTCTGATCCCATTAAGGCAATTGTTGGGGATACCTACGCTGATCTCATTCATAACTATCTTGATTCCAACTATCTCCAAAGTCGTGCAATCTTAGCTTCAACAATTGAAGTAGTAGATGATATCAACCAATATATAACAAACCTTCTTCCAG GAGAAGACAAAGAATACTTTAGTAGTGATTCTATAGATAAATGTGATGCTACTAACTTTGATGCATATGAGTATGTTTCACCCGAGTTCCTAAATGCTCTTAAAACTTTTGGATTGCCTAATCATTCAATCAGGTTGAAAGTTGGTGTCACGATAATGTTAATGCGCAATCTAGATCAGTCTGAAGGCTTTGGCAATGGTACACGACTCACTGTAACCAGACTTGCTTCTCATGTGATTGAAGCTAAGatcaattttggaaaaaaaatattg ACGGTGTTGTTTCCTGAAGATGTTAGTGCTGATGATCTGAAcgtgacagctagacaggtgaatgaagctatcggagaCGGTGCAACTGTATTTATGTTGTTTACGTTGATGGATTTGAAAGATAAAGTG gttgacaaagtctgcacacTTTATACCAGTAAGAACTTCTAG